One Candidatus Eisenbacteria bacterium DNA window includes the following coding sequences:
- a CDS encoding SDR family NAD(P)-dependent oxidoreductase codes for MELSGRSILLTGATGGIGRRTAQLLARGGAKLTLFARRQGPLETLRSSIESSGGSAIAVAGDVRRLPDAERAVAEAVGRFGGLDAVVNNAGIGMLASLAEASDGSVAELLEVNVLGTFRVTRAAYPKLSEGTKDGVRRVIVNVASFAGKVGVPYYSFYSASKFGLVGMTEAWRRELRPRGIDVVLVIPAAVETEFLARLDRNRALGLGPAGTVLEPEEVARAIVGALRRPRPEIYIPRRNRWIGLLNVLSPRLSDRIVNRLFRYPGRPE; via the coding sequence GCGGTCGCTCGATCCTCCTCACAGGCGCCACGGGTGGGATCGGCCGACGGACCGCCCAGCTCCTGGCGCGGGGCGGGGCCAAGCTCACGCTCTTTGCCCGCAGACAGGGGCCGCTCGAAACCCTCCGTTCTTCCATTGAATCCTCAGGGGGCTCGGCGATCGCGGTGGCGGGAGACGTGCGCCGCCTCCCCGACGCGGAGCGCGCCGTGGCCGAGGCGGTCGGGAGGTTCGGCGGGCTGGACGCCGTCGTGAACAACGCCGGCATCGGCATGCTCGCCTCGCTCGCCGAGGCATCCGACGGCAGCGTGGCGGAGCTCCTCGAGGTGAACGTCCTCGGCACCTTTCGGGTAACCCGAGCCGCGTATCCCAAGCTCTCCGAGGGCACGAAGGACGGCGTTCGTAGGGTCATCGTCAACGTGGCGAGCTTCGCCGGAAAAGTGGGGGTGCCGTACTATTCTTTCTACAGCGCCTCCAAGTTCGGTCTCGTGGGGATGACGGAGGCGTGGCGGCGGGAGCTTCGGCCCCGCGGCATCGACGTGGTGCTCGTGATCCCGGCGGCGGTCGAGACGGAGTTTCTGGCCCGGCTCGATCGAAACCGGGCGCTCGGGTTGGGCCCGGCGGGCACCGTACTCGAACCAGAGGAGGTTGCGCGGGCGATCGTGGGCGCGCTTCGGCGCCCCAGACCCGAAATCTACATTCCGCGCCGAAACCGATGGATCGGGCTTCTGAACGTCCTATCTCCGCGCCTGTCGGACCGGATCGTAAACCGCCTCTTCCGCTACCCCGGGAGGCCGGAGTGA